From a single Planctellipticum variicoloris genomic region:
- a CDS encoding response regulator transcription factor, protein MRTVPLFKRVEGSKSAGGTIVSIVTRSMKPELVLRVISVLGSSKIGARLLSSVDEIAESPWGGPVTCVILDFRDLGLIDAQGLPEVRICEWPLPVICLVEEASISEAVSAMQAGVQSYLGESVTDQELLEEIQSAMRRDGLRVPAAAYSTEWSQRLSLLTSRETDVLRMAADGWTTKEISRRLGISSRTVDAHRGNILKKLRIPRLCEAIQPFIVLSSSVEHLQKPGTNGNPKDG, encoded by the coding sequence ATGCGAACGGTGCCTCTTTTTAAACGCGTGGAAGGCAGCAAATCCGCTGGCGGGACCATCGTCAGTATCGTAACTCGTTCGATGAAGCCGGAGTTGGTTCTTCGCGTGATAAGTGTGCTGGGGAGTTCGAAGATCGGCGCGAGACTCTTGAGTTCGGTGGATGAAATTGCGGAGAGTCCGTGGGGAGGTCCAGTCACGTGTGTGATATTGGATTTTCGGGATCTTGGGCTCATCGACGCACAAGGACTGCCGGAAGTCAGGATCTGCGAGTGGCCCTTGCCTGTCATCTGCCTTGTGGAGGAAGCGTCGATCAGCGAAGCCGTATCGGCCATGCAGGCAGGAGTTCAGTCGTATCTTGGAGAGTCTGTGACTGACCAGGAGTTGCTGGAGGAAATCCAGTCTGCGATGCGGAGGGACGGATTGCGAGTGCCGGCCGCTGCGTATTCGACAGAGTGGTCGCAACGATTGTCGCTGCTGACCAGTCGAGAGACAGACGTGCTTCGTATGGCGGCTGACGGATGGACGACGAAAGAAATCAGCCGGCGTCTGGGGATCAGCTCGCGAACGGTAGATGCGCATCGAGGCAACATCTTGAAGAAGTTGAGAATCCCCCGTCTCTGCGAGGCGATTCAGCCGTTCATCGTCCTTTCGAGTTCGGTAGAGCATTTGCAGAAACCTGGGACAAATGGAAATCCGAAAGACGGGTAA
- a CDS encoding IS630 family transposase, with protein sequence MEGILSPRAERAKQRLSEQLKFLKDAGLRTRYLIVIHRLEGRSPTWIARSLKVGRSTVYRTEQRYGKDGEIGLFDRRGGNGPRKLTEEYLTQLREVVAGDPLQDGWKRPTWTREMLITTLRRRTSVKISLSTMSRALRLIGARRGRPKPTVECPWPEAEKQQCLEQIEELVAHLPTGEVAVWEDEIDIHLNPKIGEDWMLRGQQKQVLTPGKNEKRYLAGAQDARTKELIAIEGDRKDTALFVLLLWELTQRYPQAKKIHVVLDNYAIHTTRLVRESLATPLGRRLRLHFLPPYCPDHNRIERTWEDLHANVTRNHKCSTMPQLMRNVRSYIRRHNHRRPAAL encoded by the coding sequence ATGGAAGGCATTCTTTCACCCCGGGCGGAGCGCGCCAAGCAGCGGTTGTCCGAGCAGTTGAAGTTTCTGAAGGACGCCGGGCTGAGAACGCGGTATCTGATCGTGATCCATCGACTGGAAGGACGTTCTCCCACCTGGATTGCCCGCTCGCTCAAGGTCGGTCGCAGCACCGTGTATCGGACCGAGCAGCGTTACGGGAAGGACGGCGAGATCGGTTTGTTCGACCGGCGGGGCGGCAACGGGCCACGGAAACTGACCGAGGAGTACCTGACGCAGTTGCGGGAGGTCGTGGCCGGCGATCCGCTGCAGGACGGCTGGAAGCGGCCGACCTGGACGCGGGAGATGCTGATCACAACGCTCCGTCGACGGACGAGTGTGAAGATCAGCCTGTCGACGATGAGCCGGGCCTTGCGGCTGATCGGGGCGCGGCGCGGACGACCGAAGCCAACGGTCGAGTGTCCGTGGCCGGAGGCCGAAAAACAGCAGTGTCTGGAGCAGATCGAGGAACTGGTGGCGCATCTGCCGACGGGCGAAGTGGCGGTCTGGGAGGACGAGATCGACATCCATCTCAATCCGAAGATCGGCGAGGACTGGATGCTCCGCGGGCAGCAGAAACAGGTTCTCACGCCGGGGAAGAACGAGAAGCGTTACCTGGCGGGGGCTCAGGATGCGCGGACGAAGGAGTTGATCGCGATCGAAGGCGACCGGAAGGACACGGCGTTGTTCGTACTGCTGCTGTGGGAGCTGACGCAGCGCTATCCGCAGGCGAAGAAGATCCATGTCGTCCTGGACAACTACGCGATCCATACGACCCGACTGGTGCGGGAGAGTCTGGCGACGCCGCTGGGGCGCAGGCTGCGCCTGCACTTCCTGCCGCCGTACTGTCCGGATCACAACCGGATCGAACGAACGTGGGAGGACTTACACGCCAACGTGACACGGAACCACAAATGCTCGACGATGCCGCAACTGATGCGAAACGTCCGCTCCTACATCCGCCGACACAACCACCGGCGACCGGCGGCGCTGTAG
- a CDS encoding transposase, with the protein MAMGRRKESRQEPLFVTAEQLPRSQGHPFYKALNALLAEAGFDRWIEKRCQAFYEQVETRGQRSIPPGVYFRMLLVGYFEGIDSQRGIAWRCSDSLSLREFLGIPLDESSPEHSTLSLTRRRLPVEVFEEVFQFVLKIASEKKLLSGKTVGVDSTTLEADAAMKSIVRRDTGEGWKAYVVRLMREEGVIAPDEEPSDEDVRRFDKNRKNKKVSNEEWVSETDPEAKIARMKDGTTHLAYKAEHVVDLESDLILAAEIRPADHGDQQTLVDSVLKAEENLQAIGCEQSIEEVAADKGYHSVATLELCQSLGFRTYIPEPKRKSDWTWTDKTPEDQRAVMGNRQRVRRAKGKQLQKRRSEVCERTFAHVCETGGMRRSWLEGLTEVTKRYLIATAAHNLGRVMWKLLGVGKPRRLQGRNVAVWAVFGAVWSALDWLLRSQTDRAEQPAGLVAPAPIVARLAG; encoded by the coding sequence ATGGCGATGGGACGGCGGAAGGAATCGCGGCAGGAGCCGCTGTTTGTCACGGCGGAGCAGCTGCCCCGCTCGCAGGGACATCCCTTCTACAAAGCGCTCAACGCGCTGCTCGCCGAAGCCGGCTTCGACCGCTGGATCGAGAAGCGGTGCCAGGCGTTCTACGAGCAGGTCGAGACTCGCGGGCAGCGCTCGATCCCGCCGGGCGTCTATTTCCGCATGCTGCTGGTGGGGTACTTCGAAGGGATCGACAGTCAGCGGGGGATCGCCTGGCGATGCTCCGACAGCCTGTCGCTGCGGGAGTTTCTGGGCATTCCGCTCGACGAATCGAGTCCCGAGCATTCGACGCTGTCGCTGACCCGCCGGCGGCTGCCGGTGGAAGTGTTCGAGGAAGTCTTTCAGTTCGTGCTGAAGATCGCGTCCGAAAAGAAGCTGCTCTCAGGCAAGACGGTGGGTGTCGACTCGACGACGCTGGAAGCGGATGCGGCGATGAAGTCGATCGTCCGCCGCGACACCGGCGAAGGCTGGAAGGCGTATGTCGTCCGGCTGATGCGGGAAGAAGGCGTGATTGCTCCCGACGAAGAACCGAGTGACGAAGACGTCCGCCGGTTCGACAAGAACCGCAAGAACAAGAAGGTCTCGAACGAGGAGTGGGTCAGCGAGACCGATCCCGAGGCGAAGATCGCCCGCATGAAGGACGGGACGACGCATCTGGCGTACAAGGCCGAGCACGTGGTGGACCTGGAGAGCGACCTGATCCTGGCCGCGGAGATTCGTCCCGCCGATCACGGGGATCAACAGACGCTGGTCGACAGCGTGCTGAAAGCGGAAGAAAACCTGCAGGCGATCGGCTGCGAACAGAGCATTGAAGAGGTGGCGGCGGACAAGGGGTATCACTCGGTCGCCACGCTGGAACTGTGCCAGTCGCTGGGCTTTCGGACCTACATCCCGGAGCCGAAGCGCAAGAGCGACTGGACGTGGACGGACAAGACGCCGGAGGACCAGCGGGCGGTGATGGGGAACCGTCAGCGGGTCCGGCGGGCGAAGGGGAAGCAGTTGCAGAAACGGCGGAGCGAAGTCTGCGAACGGACCTTCGCTCACGTCTGCGAGACGGGCGGGATGCGTCGGAGCTGGCTCGAAGGCCTGACAGAGGTGACGAAGCGCTACCTGATCGCGACGGCGGCGCACAATCTCGGGCGCGTGATGTGGAAGCTGCTGGGAGTTGGCAAGCCACGGAGACTGCAGGGGCGGAATGTGGCGGTTTGGGCGGTGTTCGGGGCGGTTTGGTCCGCGCTCGATTGGCTCCTGCGGAGCCAGACCGACCGAGCCGAGCAACCCGCCGGACTCGTCGCCCCCGCCCCAATCGTCGCCCGCCTGGCCGGGTGA
- a CDS encoding C39 family peptidase has product MRNEHVVLQKYDYSCGAGALATLLTYYWNDSTGEGDILWDLHRYLSSADLEDRVRNGLSITDLKNISELRGYRSIVGRLDSIQALAEVKVPVIVAIATKAANHFVVVRGVVGSEVYLADPTRGNIRMPVEEFATTWIQGAVLVVLHKDLDVNPAARMTIPFRELDPQYANRQYTRRMINQYLP; this is encoded by the coding sequence ATGCGCAACGAGCACGTCGTTCTGCAGAAATACGACTACTCGTGCGGCGCAGGCGCGCTCGCTACGTTGCTCACGTACTATTGGAATGATTCTACCGGCGAAGGTGATATTCTCTGGGATCTTCATCGGTATCTCAGCTCCGCCGACCTCGAAGACCGCGTTAGGAACGGACTCTCGATTACCGATTTGAAGAATATTTCGGAACTGCGGGGGTACCGCTCCATCGTCGGCAGACTAGACAGCATTCAGGCCCTTGCTGAGGTCAAGGTCCCGGTGATCGTGGCGATTGCGACCAAGGCCGCAAACCACTTCGTTGTCGTGAGAGGAGTCGTCGGCAGCGAGGTTTATCTGGCAGACCCGACACGAGGCAACATCCGCATGCCCGTGGAAGAATTCGCGACGACGTGGATTCAGGGCGCTGTTCTTGTTGTGTTGCACAAAGATCTCGACGTCAATCCTGCCGCCCGTATGACGATTCCATTCCGGGAACTGGACCCGCAGTACGCGAATCGTCAGTACACGCGCCGCATGATCAATCAGTACCTGCCGTGA
- a CDS encoding helix-hairpin-helix domain-containing protein produces MQRTLFDHSGQPLRAGNEIASGGEGTVYEVAGDSATVLKLYRQTLTLDHAEKLIEIVRYSSRELEKVAAWPRSTVHDGLGGPVVGITAPRVFEACEIHNLYSPAARRSRFPEATWRFLVHVAGNCARALATLHAKGVVVGDLNQKNILVRKDGVVRFLDCDSFQIRSGQRVFGCPVGVPEFTPPELHGQKLSAIERTPNHDAFGLAVLIFHLLFMGRHPFAGRFSGHGEMPLERAIREFRFAYSPNAAQLQMAPPPNVPTLMVVSPEIGRLLSRAFSRNSSSASGRPTASEWAIALDQFGKQLTTCAVEPGHAFLKGSGGCPWCDLLKTGGGDFFVSATVRRLLATQTPFDIDAAWRTIERSRRPTAEFQMPIVRSVTLVAKPIPDHLFEQSNNADLVLALCAISASLSGLAMGIPETLLVTGPLALLFGVIWLLMRTGMPYRYELARRGNRYTSCRDLVASIQANGDRIARDANFRFADGLMQLQRLHNDYRRLDSEKQAEFALLASVAEARQRDEFLRRHRIDRAPIDGIGSARATTLASYGIETAFDLTEARIASIPGFGPALINSLMDWKTTVLLGFRFDAQRGIPRSDQEGVDLKYAMKRQRIEREFKAIQRGLPQIADFCDQELAKLAPLASAANIDFGQAAVDLKLCRDLQPRRVPKHLAMATIVATGLAWAAGIALRPGPPPVPPPPAVVDAAEDEEGVTRD; encoded by the coding sequence ATGCAGCGGACCCTGTTTGATCACAGCGGCCAGCCGCTTCGCGCCGGCAACGAGATTGCCTCGGGGGGCGAAGGGACCGTGTACGAAGTCGCCGGCGACAGTGCCACCGTTCTCAAACTTTACCGGCAGACGCTGACCCTCGACCACGCCGAGAAGCTGATCGAAATCGTCCGTTACTCCAGCCGGGAGCTGGAGAAAGTCGCCGCCTGGCCGCGCTCGACAGTCCACGACGGCCTTGGCGGTCCGGTCGTCGGCATCACCGCCCCGCGCGTCTTCGAAGCGTGTGAAATCCACAATCTCTACAGCCCCGCCGCCCGACGCTCGCGGTTTCCGGAAGCCACCTGGCGATTTCTGGTGCATGTGGCCGGCAACTGCGCGCGAGCGCTGGCGACGCTCCACGCGAAAGGAGTCGTCGTCGGGGATCTGAACCAGAAGAACATCCTGGTCCGCAAAGATGGTGTCGTGCGATTTCTGGACTGCGATTCCTTCCAGATCCGCTCCGGCCAGCGCGTGTTCGGCTGCCCGGTCGGGGTGCCCGAGTTCACGCCCCCCGAGCTGCATGGGCAGAAGCTGTCGGCCATCGAACGAACGCCGAATCACGACGCGTTCGGGCTAGCCGTGCTGATTTTTCACCTGCTGTTCATGGGCCGGCATCCCTTTGCGGGACGGTTCTCCGGCCACGGCGAGATGCCCCTCGAACGGGCCATCCGCGAGTTTCGCTTCGCCTACTCGCCGAACGCCGCCCAACTGCAAATGGCCCCGCCTCCCAACGTGCCGACGCTGATGGTCGTCTCGCCGGAAATTGGCCGGCTCCTTTCGCGGGCCTTCAGCCGAAATTCGTCCTCGGCCAGCGGTCGCCCCACGGCGAGCGAATGGGCCATCGCCCTCGACCAGTTCGGCAAGCAGCTCACGACCTGCGCCGTCGAACCGGGCCACGCGTTCCTCAAAGGAAGCGGCGGCTGCCCCTGGTGCGACCTGCTCAAGACCGGCGGCGGCGACTTCTTCGTTTCCGCGACAGTCCGCCGGCTCCTGGCGACGCAGACGCCGTTTGACATCGACGCCGCCTGGAGAACGATCGAGCGCTCACGCCGGCCGACGGCGGAGTTTCAGATGCCGATCGTCCGCTCGGTGACCCTTGTCGCGAAGCCGATCCCCGACCATCTGTTCGAGCAGTCGAACAACGCCGACCTGGTGCTGGCGCTCTGCGCCATCAGCGCCAGCCTGTCCGGCCTGGCGATGGGGATTCCCGAAACGCTGCTGGTGACGGGCCCGCTGGCGCTGCTGTTCGGCGTCATCTGGCTCCTGATGCGCACGGGGATGCCGTATCGCTACGAGCTGGCCCGCCGGGGAAATCGTTACACAAGCTGCCGCGATCTGGTGGCTTCGATTCAGGCCAACGGCGACCGGATCGCCCGCGACGCGAACTTTCGCTTCGCCGACGGGCTGATGCAGTTGCAGCGGCTCCACAACGACTACCGCCGGCTCGACAGCGAGAAGCAGGCCGAGTTCGCGCTGCTGGCCTCCGTCGCCGAGGCCCGTCAGCGGGACGAATTCCTCCGCCGGCACCGGATTGACCGGGCCCCGATCGACGGCATCGGCTCCGCGCGGGCGACGACGCTGGCCTCCTACGGCATCGAGACCGCGTTCGACCTGACGGAGGCCCGCATCGCGAGCATCCCCGGTTTCGGCCCGGCCCTGATCAACTCGCTTATGGACTGGAAAACGACGGTCCTGCTCGGCTTCCGGTTTGATGCTCAGCGCGGCATTCCGCGGTCGGATCAGGAAGGGGTGGACCTGAAGTACGCAATGAAGCGGCAGCGGATCGAGCGGGAGTTCAAAGCGATCCAGCGCGGCCTGCCGCAGATCGCCGACTTCTGCGACCAGGAACTGGCGAAGCTCGCGCCGCTGGCCAGCGCAGCCAACATCGACTTCGGCCAGGCGGCGGTCGATCTGAAACTCTGCCGGGACCTGCAACCCCGCCGAGTGCCAAAGCACCTGGCAATGGCGACGATCGTGGCGACGGGACTGGCCTGGGCCGCCGGCATCGCGCTCCGGCCGGGGCCGCCGCCGGTTCCACCGCCTCCAGCGGTAGTCGATGCTGCGGAGGATGAGGAGGGAGTGACGCGGGATTGA
- a CDS encoding PP2C family serine/threonine-protein phosphatase translates to MWKSVYQSVRGTSHERTGSVCQDAGSAQILRWDETDALLIVCSDGAGSARFAEVGSQQVCQTIVDVASCMEDGVEVTLELAAEWLGRARAALESVAETLDAPLRDFACTVLVALVLPEQALFAQIGDGAIVIRDGDGYAPVFWPQAGEYAGTTHFLTMDAWSDCVALEVRHHGVDELAVFTDGLERLALQFADRTAHSPFFHPLFSALRGCEDPALLAGPLGDFLSSPAVNDRTDDDKTLILATRMPADHAADPV, encoded by the coding sequence GTGTGGAAGTCGGTCTACCAGAGCGTCCGGGGAACGTCGCACGAGCGGACGGGGAGCGTCTGCCAGGACGCCGGGTCAGCGCAGATCCTGCGCTGGGACGAAACCGACGCACTGCTCATCGTCTGCTCGGACGGGGCGGGTTCCGCCCGTTTCGCGGAAGTCGGGTCGCAGCAGGTCTGCCAGACGATCGTCGACGTCGCTTCGTGCATGGAAGATGGCGTAGAAGTGACCCTGGAACTGGCCGCGGAATGGCTCGGTCGAGCCCGCGCGGCCCTGGAATCGGTCGCAGAGACGCTCGACGCTCCGCTACGGGACTTTGCCTGCACCGTTCTGGTGGCTCTCGTTCTGCCGGAGCAGGCACTCTTCGCCCAGATCGGCGACGGAGCCATCGTCATTCGCGACGGTGACGGCTACGCACCGGTCTTCTGGCCGCAGGCCGGCGAGTATGCGGGGACGACCCACTTTCTGACGATGGACGCCTGGAGCGACTGCGTTGCGCTGGAAGTCCGCCATCACGGCGTCGACGAACTTGCCGTCTTCACCGATGGCCTCGAACGGCTCGCGCTGCAGTTCGCCGACCGGACCGCGCACAGTCCGTTCTTTCACCCGCTGTTCTCGGCCCTGCGGGGCTGCGAAGATCCCGCTCTGCTGGCCGGACCGCTGGGGGACTTCCTCTCCAGCCCGGCGGTCAATGACCGGACCGACGACGATAAGACGCTGATCCTCGCCACGCGGATGCCCGCCGATCATGCAGCGGACCCTGTTTGA
- a CDS encoding vWA domain-containing protein: MEQIAFGTNSFADNPEPRVPCVLLLDVSGSMNGDPIAELNEGLATYRDELAADSLASRRVEVAIVTFGDAVEVPTEFTTAEGFLPPHLQSGGSTPMGAAIHRAVDMIEERKQTYKANGIAYYRPWLFLITDGGPTDEWRTAAERVHAGEAAKSFSFFAVGVEGANLETLGLISKRAPLKLKGLRFRDLFQWLSSSQQSVSKSSPGDDVPLQNPTTPEGWASV, from the coding sequence ATGGAACAGATCGCCTTCGGCACCAACAGCTTCGCCGATAACCCCGAGCCCCGCGTCCCCTGCGTGCTGCTGCTCGACGTCTCCGGCTCGATGAATGGCGATCCCATCGCCGAGCTCAATGAAGGGCTCGCCACCTACCGCGACGAGCTGGCGGCCGACAGCCTGGCGTCCCGGCGCGTCGAAGTGGCGATCGTCACCTTTGGCGACGCCGTGGAAGTCCCGACGGAATTCACGACCGCCGAGGGTTTCCTGCCCCCGCATCTGCAGTCCGGCGGCAGCACGCCGATGGGGGCCGCCATTCATCGCGCCGTCGACATGATCGAGGAACGCAAGCAGACCTACAAAGCCAACGGTATCGCCTACTACCGCCCCTGGCTGTTTCTGATCACCGACGGCGGCCCGACCGACGAATGGCGGACCGCCGCCGAGCGGGTTCACGCGGGCGAGGCGGCCAAGTCGTTTTCCTTCTTCGCCGTCGGCGTCGAAGGGGCCAACCTGGAAACGCTCGGCCTGATTTCCAAGCGGGCGCCCCTCAAGCTGAAGGGCCTCCGCTTCCGCGATCTCTTCCAGTGGCTCTCCAGCTCGCAACAGTCGGTTTCCAAATCGTCTCCCGGCGACGACGTTCCCCTGCAGAATCCGACGACTCCCGAAGGTTGGGCCTCGGTCTGA
- a CDS encoding hydroxypyruvate isomerase family protein, with protein sequence MSAAPRVAQKSVVKGRIKQSIVFWCFNIAGENWDLDRMCQVTRELGCDALEIVPPEDWPTLQKYGLKCVLAPNGMPGAPFVKGFNNPAYHAEVIAATKAAIDASAAAGCPNVIAFTGYKWRNAEDPTSGEFSNEECLANCVAGFKQAVGYAEEKGVTLCLEHLNTRDDTHPMKGHPGYQGDDINLVAKIIRQVNSPRLKMLFDIYHVQIMHGDVIRRIEEFKDILGHIHVAGNPGRAELDDNQEIHFPPILRKLIEVGYTGYVGQEFIPTRDPIAGLEEAVRLCDV encoded by the coding sequence GTGTCTGCCGCTCCCCGCGTTGCTCAGAAATCCGTCGTCAAGGGCCGGATCAAGCAGTCGATCGTCTTCTGGTGCTTTAACATCGCCGGCGAGAACTGGGATCTCGACCGCATGTGCCAGGTCACCCGCGAACTGGGCTGCGACGCCCTCGAAATCGTCCCCCCCGAAGACTGGCCGACCCTGCAGAAATACGGCCTCAAATGCGTCCTCGCCCCGAACGGCATGCCGGGCGCCCCGTTCGTGAAGGGTTTCAATAACCCCGCTTACCATGCCGAGGTGATCGCGGCGACGAAGGCCGCCATCGACGCCAGCGCCGCGGCCGGCTGCCCGAACGTGATCGCCTTCACTGGCTACAAATGGCGGAACGCCGAGGATCCGACCAGCGGCGAGTTCTCCAACGAAGAATGCCTCGCCAACTGCGTCGCCGGGTTCAAGCAGGCCGTCGGGTATGCGGAAGAAAAAGGGGTTACGCTTTGCCTGGAGCACCTCAACACCCGCGATGACACGCACCCCATGAAGGGGCACCCCGGCTATCAGGGGGACGACATCAACCTCGTCGCCAAGATCATCCGGCAGGTCAATTCGCCCCGGCTGAAAATGCTGTTTGACATCTACCACGTGCAGATCATGCACGGCGACGTCATCCGCCGGATCGAGGAATTCAAGGACATCCTGGGTCACATCCACGTGGCGGGGAACCCCGGCCGGGCCGAACTGGACGACAACCAGGAAATCCACTTCCCCCCGATCCTGCGGAAGCTGATCGAGGTCGGCTACACGGGCTACGTCGGCCAGGAATTCATCCCGACCCGCGACCCGATCGCCGGGCTGGAAGAGGCCGTGCGGCTGTGTGACGTGTAG
- a CDS encoding IS110 family transposase: MLNPSTPCGVMGHAAGAASERSDEAAPAAAGDRSIASGASEPAAELDRRRHGRTSPNSRLSRKRSRNSPSSHLRDWEHAIDPRIHIGIDVSKARLDVAMSDSSSLLAVDNDLKGFLKLLKQLPPPDRCQVVMEATGTYHFDAFLCLNDHGYHVAVVPPIRVRAFATGAGWIAKTDAIDARVLVRYSKVAELQITEKPSDFQLKLHALVTRRRQLVDLHVQESNHFEAARDKAVKDDIEQTRNMLKIRITAIEKQIDDLCDSDPDAKRRVELMTSVPGIAKRTAAVLLGELPELGDANRQQVGALVGVAPYNRDSGKSSKLRSIRGGRASVRSALYMAALTASRCNPVIRPFYRRLKDAGKPSKVCLTACIRKLLTILNAMIKSDTAWNHGLQNA; encoded by the coding sequence ATGTTGAATCCATCTACCCCGTGTGGTGTCATGGGACACGCGGCGGGGGCCGCTTCGGAGCGTAGCGACGAAGCGGCCCCCGCCGCGGCCGGCGACAGATCGATCGCGTCTGGGGCCTCAGAGCCCGCCGCGGAGCTGGATCGTCGTCGGCATGGTCGTACCAGCCCGAACAGCCGTTTGAGCCGGAAGCGTTCTCGAAACTCTCCGAGCTCGCATTTACGAGATTGGGAACACGCCATCGACCCCCGCATCCACATCGGCATCGACGTCTCCAAGGCACGACTCGATGTCGCCATGTCCGACTCCTCTTCCCTCCTGGCCGTCGACAACGACCTCAAGGGCTTCCTGAAACTCCTCAAGCAGCTCCCCCCACCCGACCGCTGCCAGGTCGTCATGGAGGCCACCGGCACCTATCACTTCGACGCCTTCCTCTGTCTCAACGATCACGGGTATCACGTCGCCGTCGTGCCCCCCATCCGCGTCCGCGCCTTTGCCACAGGGGCCGGATGGATCGCCAAAACCGACGCCATCGACGCACGCGTCCTCGTTCGTTACTCCAAGGTCGCCGAACTCCAGATCACCGAAAAACCCTCCGATTTCCAGCTCAAACTCCACGCACTCGTCACTCGCCGACGGCAGCTCGTCGACCTCCACGTCCAGGAGTCCAATCACTTCGAAGCCGCTCGCGACAAGGCCGTCAAAGACGACATCGAGCAAACCCGAAACATGCTCAAAATACGCATCACTGCCATCGAAAAACAGATCGACGATCTCTGCGACTCCGACCCCGATGCCAAACGCCGCGTCGAACTCATGACCTCCGTCCCAGGCATCGCCAAACGGACAGCCGCCGTGCTCCTCGGAGAACTCCCCGAACTCGGCGACGCCAACCGCCAGCAGGTCGGAGCACTCGTCGGCGTCGCCCCCTACAACCGCGACAGCGGCAAGTCCTCCAAACTCAGATCCATCCGCGGCGGCAGAGCCTCCGTCCGTTCCGCTCTCTACATGGCGGCACTCACCGCCTCACGCTGCAACCCCGTCATCAGACCGTTCTATCGCAGACTCAAAGACGCCGGTAAGCCAAGCAAGGTCTGCCTCACCGCCTGCATCCGCAAACTCCTGACCATCCTCAACGCGATGATCAAATCCGACACCGCCTGGAACCACGGACTCCAAAATGCGTAA
- a CDS encoding GxxExxY protein → MLDHEVLSGRICGAAIAVHRELGPGLLESAYEACLCHELGSLGIGYQRQLELPVHYKGMTLDCGYRMDLLVEDTIVLELKSVDALLPLHTAQLLTYLRLSGKPVGILLNFNVPVMKEGIRRVVLKTKS, encoded by the coding sequence ATGTTAGACCACGAAGTTCTCTCCGGGCGAATCTGCGGGGCCGCGATCGCCGTCCATCGAGAATTGGGGCCAGGCTTGCTGGAGTCCGCGTACGAAGCGTGCTTGTGTCATGAACTTGGATCACTCGGGATCGGTTATCAGCGACAACTTGAGTTGCCGGTGCATTACAAAGGGATGACGCTGGATTGCGGTTACCGAATGGACCTGCTTGTCGAGGATACGATCGTTCTCGAACTGAAGTCCGTCGACGCTCTGCTCCCGCTTCACACGGCCCAGTTACTGACCTATCTGAGGCTCTCGGGAAAACCCGTCGGGATTCTGCTCAACTTCAATGTGCCGGTCATGAAGGAAGGAATCCGCCGAGTCGTTTTGAAGACAAAGTCGTAA